The DNA sequence AAAGGACAATCCATTGATATCAAAGAACTCCTCGGCTACGATCAAGAGCTGATCAAGCGCTATGATTGGGGCTCGATGCTCATCGCTCGACTCGCCCCTGTCGATTATCACCGCTTTCATTTTCCTTGCGATTGCATCCCCTCAGAGCCAAAGTTAATCAATGGTCCCCTCTATTCCGTCAATCCTATTGCCCTAAAGAACAATATCCGCTACCTGACCCAAAATAAGCGGGTGCTTACTCTCTTAGAGACTCGAGATTTTGGCGTGATTGCCTATATTGAAATCGGCGCAACCCATGTCGGATCGATCCATCAAACCTTCACTCCCGGACAGCCCTATAAAAAAGGGGACGAAAAGGGCTATTTTTCTTTTGGCGGATCAAGCCTCATCCTTCTCTTTGAACAAAATCGCATCCTCTTTTCTCAAGACCTCATCGAAAACACCCAAAATCAAATTGAAACGTATGCCCATATGGGGCAAGTCATGGCTCTTAAAGTCTGTCCGTAATAAAAGATAAACACAGACTCGAATTAAATGCGGTCTTAAACAACATTCCGGGGGCAACCGATTCAAGAGATTTGGCTTGGTATAGTTTTTCATACTGAGCCAAATCTCCATTGCTAAAATAGATTTGGCTTGGTTAGGGGTGTAGTGCTTTGTGTAGAACCTTTTAAGAACTGATAATAAACGATTTAAAAAATATGCGGAGAATAAGCCGAATAATCTCCGCATATTCTGCGGAGATTAGCCTTGTCATGCTTCGGAATTTGAAGGGTGAACTTATTGGTGTAGGGCGGAGCAGATGGGGCAGTTTTCCACTTTGTGGCCGCGCGCCGGGCAGAAAGCGCGGGCAAAGAGAATGATTTGGAGATGGACTTTGCCCCAAGTGGCTTTGGCAAAGAGCTCTTTGAGATCCGCCTCAACTTGTTTGACATTTTTTCCACTCGAGAGGCCCCAGCGCTGTGCGCAGCGAAAGATATGCGTATCAACGGGGAAGGCAGGGCGATGAAAGGCTTGCACCATCACAACACTTGCCGTTTTATGCCCTACGCCGGGAAGCGCTTCGAGCTCTTCCATAGTACGCGGGACATGTCCATTATATTGTTCAACTAAGATTTTTGATAAATTGCGAATGGCTTTTGATTTGGTCGCTGCTAAGCCGCAGGGGCGAATGATCCCTTCGATTTGTTTAGCGCTGAGCCTGGCCATCTTTTCCGGTGTATCGGCTTCCTTAAATAGAAGCGGGGTGATGTCATTCACTCGCGCATCAGTGCATTGTGCAGATAGGAGGACGGCAATAAGGAGTGTGTAGGCATTGTGATGCTTGAGGGGAATAGCGGGATGGGGAAAGTGTTTGTTTAGCAAGCGTTTGACGATAGCCACATTGTCTTTTTTCATTCGTTGTATATTATACTGCGAGTGCACCTTAAGCAATAATTAAATTGCTGCAATTTAAAGAAAATGTTAATGTCCCCTCCTATTATTTAATAATAAGGGGGACAAAATGTCTGTTTCAGCAGTGGGTGTAAAAGCTGAAGATCCAGGTGATGAAACTTTGGGGGCTGAAGATCTTCGCATCTCTCGTAAGGAAAAAGAGGGAGTGAGCCGCCTTTTTGAATGGGCATTAGCAGGTCCGGCTCCTATGGCAAGTGAGGGG is a window from the Simkaniaceae bacterium genome containing:
- the asd gene encoding archaetidylserine decarboxylase (Phosphatidylserine decarboxylase is synthesized as a single chain precursor. Generation of the pyruvoyl active site from a Ser is coupled to cleavage of a Gly-Ser bond between the larger (beta) and smaller (alpha chains). It is an integral membrane protein.); amino-acid sequence: MCLKHQSRRLKNRLFVYDRLTKNVVEEKIYGGTFLKILYGNAPFVSWIGKVLLPFICRLPMASKWYGFLQKRSFSKAKIIPFIHKFHVTSDEFEKPVEAFESFNDFFIRKLKRDARPIEMRDDVLILPSDGRFLALPNAYESGEIWVKGQSIDIKELLGYDQELIKRYDWGSMLIARLAPVDYHRFHFPCDCIPSEPKLINGPLYSVNPIALKNNIRYLTQNKRVLTLLETRDFGVIAYIEIGATHVGSIHQTFTPGQPYKKGDEKGYFSFGGSSLILLFEQNRILFSQDLIENTQNQIETYAHMGQVMALKVCP
- the nth gene encoding endonuclease III; this encodes MKKDNVAIVKRLLNKHFPHPAIPLKHHNAYTLLIAVLLSAQCTDARVNDITPLLFKEADTPEKMARLSAKQIEGIIRPCGLAATKSKAIRNLSKILVEQYNGHVPRTMEELEALPGVGHKTASVVMVQAFHRPAFPVDTHIFRCAQRWGLSSGKNVKQVEADLKELFAKATWGKVHLQIILFARAFCPARGHKVENCPICSALHQ